Proteins co-encoded in one Prevotella sp. E13-27 genomic window:
- a CDS encoding polysaccharide deacetylase family protein, producing MIIEQPAIYLRWIYPKAYWRMDRNDHSVYLTFDDGPIPESTPFILDTLLEFGIKATFFMVGDNVRKYPELYERIVKEGHQVGNHTHNHISGFRHSLHEYSYNVEKANAYIHSHLFRPPHGWIRPVQYALLTRKRYKMVMWDLVTRDYSKWITAEDVVNNVKRYARNGSIITFHDSLKSIEKLKTALPESIKWLKEQGYQFKIFK from the coding sequence ATGATAATTGAACAACCCGCCATCTACTTGAGATGGATATATCCGAAGGCCTATTGGCGAATGGACAGAAACGACCACTCGGTCTATCTGACATTCGACGATGGGCCTATACCCGAATCGACACCATTCATCCTTGACACGCTGCTAGAGTTTGGCATCAAGGCAACATTCTTCATGGTGGGCGACAACGTAAGGAAATATCCTGAGTTGTATGAGCGGATTGTCAAGGAAGGTCATCAGGTGGGCAACCACACTCACAACCACATCAGCGGATTCCGCCACTCGCTTCATGAGTACAGCTACAACGTGGAGAAAGCCAACGCCTACATCCACAGCCACCTGTTCCGTCCGCCTCACGGATGGATTCGTCCTGTGCAGTATGCGCTGCTGACACGTAAGAGATACAAGATGGTGATGTGGGATCTCGTCACTCGCGACTATTCAAAATGGATAACCGCAGAGGATGTGGTCAACAATGTGAAGCGCTATGCCCGCAATGGTTCAATCATAACGTTCCACGACTCGCTGAAGTCCATCGAGAAACTTAAGACAGCCTTACCCGAAAGTATTAAGTGGCTCAAGGAGCAAGGCTACCAGTTCAAAATCTTCAAGTAG